The Polyangiaceae bacterium genome includes a region encoding these proteins:
- a CDS encoding YceI family protein, protein MRSVLPLLFGLSLVACDNKPSAPLAPSASALAPAEKRSEAAKTFEIDTAGSKVTFLMTAPIEKIHGEAADSAKGQLFIDPADIAKTSGLIQIDLDKLVLYQQKRADEQGEYGERVKSDKQNEHAKTWLEISSDAPADQRELNRWVEYRIDKVIETSATDVNKLSGAERKITATVEGDLRVHQRKVKKQAKVEATFKYDGDKPVSVTIKTTAPVVVDLDAHDVRPRELFGKLAQKTLSDMGSKVAKEAPIELEISAKLR, encoded by the coding sequence ATGCGCTCGGTCCTCCCCCTGCTGTTCGGCCTCTCTCTCGTCGCCTGCGACAACAAGCCTTCGGCGCCGCTGGCTCCGAGCGCGTCGGCCCTGGCGCCGGCGGAGAAGCGCAGCGAGGCCGCCAAGACCTTCGAGATCGACACCGCCGGCAGCAAGGTGACGTTCCTGATGACCGCGCCCATCGAGAAGATCCACGGCGAGGCCGCCGACAGCGCCAAGGGTCAGCTCTTCATCGATCCGGCGGATATCGCCAAGACCTCCGGCTTGATCCAGATCGATCTCGACAAGCTGGTGCTCTACCAGCAGAAGCGCGCGGACGAGCAGGGCGAGTACGGCGAGCGGGTGAAGAGCGACAAGCAGAACGAGCACGCCAAGACCTGGCTCGAGATCTCGTCGGACGCGCCCGCCGACCAGCGCGAGCTGAACCGCTGGGTCGAATACCGCATCGACAAGGTAATCGAGACCTCGGCGACCGACGTGAACAAGCTGAGCGGGGCCGAACGCAAGATCACGGCCACCGTCGAGGGCGATCTGCGCGTGCACCAGCGCAAGGTGAAGAAGCAGGCCAAGGTCGAGGCCACCTTCAAGTACGACGGCGACAAACCGGTGAGCGTGACCATCAAGACCACGGCGCCGGTCGTTGTCGATCTGGACGCCCACGACGTCCGCCCACGCGAGCTGTTCGGCAAGCTGGCGCAGAAGACGCTCTCCGACATGGGTTCGAAGGTGGCGAAGGAAGCGCCGATCGAGCTGGAAATCTCGGCGAAGCTCCGCTGA